The window CCTATAACCATCCTCTCCATATGGAAACAATAATGGATATTGAAGTGGCAAGTAAGCTGGATGGAGTTCACTTATTCTCTACAGACTGCCGAAACAACTTTCTATAACAATGTCACGCTTAAATACTCCAGGACTGAAATTACCTGGTATTAATCCAGCAACCTCATTTCATGTAGGTAGATTATGAGTCCTTGCATCAGCAGTTCTTTCTGCAGGAATTCTTAACCTCAGATCTGTCACAGTATTGgttaaatcaaatctttctcgAGCCGACCTAAACGCCTGTACATGCGGATTATGACTATCAAGCATCGTTTTCAGAAGTTATACATTTGGTTGTGTTATTTTCTCTGTAGATCTAGATGttctttgaaggaaaaaaaattataaaaacattagCAACACATCAATATactgttatatttttttaagctATTAAACTTACCCGAACGCATTTATCCTGTTAGGGACTTCATTATCTACGTCATgtatataaagttgtaaaaacGTCTGATTTTCTCCAGGTTCAGGTAAAATATCTCCGCTACGGTGATAGTTTTCTCCACACATCTGAAACACGTACGACCCTCTACCATTATTAATAGAATGGTTTATTTTCCCACCTAATGACGTGAAAGAAAACATCATATTGTATGCTCTTATATTATCACGGAAGTTGTTACTCATATCATCGTGATTATATAACAACGCCGATAATGTATTCGGTGGAGTTTTCAATTTTGGAAGTTGGACTCTCCCTTTTTTATAGCACATTGAAAAAATCGGTTTCGACTTCTTTACTCGCTTGTTTAACCGTTCTCCGTACCACAAATATGTTTCACAATTTTCACATAGATACGAAGGATCTCCTTCATCATAACAAcctaataacattaaaaatacaaaattaatttacctgcatatatatatttaaaattatttcaaaaagaaagtttagctttacaaaaataccatttatttGTAACCCAGATGTTACGGCTGTGAATTTACATGTTACATTAGGCGTAGTACGATACTCAGTATCATATTCATCAATCGAGCTATCAGAATCGCTATTGTTATTTGACTCGGAGTCAGAAACaataaaacatgcaaaatcTTCATGCATCAGAGGCAACAGCGTAGGAACTACATAGGTGAAcacgaaaaaattattatttaaatatttagtaTATACTATAACATGTGGATATAGAAACAACCTTCATTGTGTTTTACAACTTTATTTGATTTAAGAGTTTGCGTTCTTATCACCCTTGCATGTTTTGAAATTACACATGAAATAAGTTTATACGTTtgaacattaatttaaaatccaaacttattttattatatcagaAACTGAATATTAGTAACCCTTTGTATTCACTGCATGAATCGGATCCTTCTTTCTCCGTATTGGTAATTTTTCAGGTCTCATCGTATGATACAATCGAAACGATTTGCGttctttagaaatatataacttaagggttattatcttttcatttatataattaaattttattatttccatAGACGGATAAtaaaaaaccataattaaaaagttaaaggataaaaaaatgtaagattaacatttattcatttatattaacatatatttatataatcttAAATAAATTTAGGAGAGTATAcattttggaatatatatatttcttttaaaagggggaaaataTCATCGATTCTTCCGTTATTGTTATGTCGTATTTATGCAAAATAATTGAAAGTTGGCTATCtaaatacttatttaagcaaaaaactttgtaaataaaattatatgtttattattACTGAATAATAAAATGCTGAgcatttattaaattataaatttgaaaataacaaataatctTAGTCTTATCAATGCAATTAAAGGCctaaattaaagtttgataaaaacaaatatcaaaagcatattttgtttataaaacaaTTCAGAACATAAGCATAATACTTCGTTTGCTTCTCAATCTTGATCTTCTTTCCTAGTAGTCATGTTATGACCTCGTACAACTTCTTCATTGAGTCCGGACAACTCCCTCTTCGACGAAAATGATGTTGTTTCTTCCGACGTAAGTTGTAGAATTTGTTCAGCTGGTTCTAGTTCTTGGTGATTATCATTAACTTTACCGTAAGTTTCCTAGCAAATATATTAAGGATAAACACATTATGAAATAATAGTAATTAATTTAAACATCTTATAGactacattattaatttaatatgttaCCTTGACAAACTGGTTTACCATGTCCTCTTTTTCCCAAAACTTTTCAACAACATAAGAAGCCTTGTCACTCTTCAAATTATCATTAGTGATAGAAATCTTGAAGAGCATGGTCTTCCCAATCAGAGCAGAAAGAGAAACGGGCAAGATGCTAAGATCGTCCTGATCATTGTTACAAATTTGTAAGAAAATGCATGTTATTagaaatttctaaatatatatatatactctggTAGAAAGTACGTTGTCTATTCTGTTAGAACGTACCTCGGCTATTTGGGAAACCAAATCATCAGCTTTTTTACCAACAAAAATCTGGGCTAGACCATAAAAAAAGCAGCTTAATCTTTGGAGAAGTTCCATACGAAACGTGTAATATGAGCTTATACCTAAAAGACATATAAGCAATTAAAAGATCAACATATTCACATGATCACAACTCTAATGATATTAAGTAATACATACTTGTAATCAACTTCTTTGACATCGTCATCGCAAACACCACAACTATATAGACGTTTTTCCCCTTATCAGACTCTAGTGGATATGCTTGAACCTTCTTTCTACATTCTTTGCATGCAATGTAATACCACTTAGGCACTATCTCGACCGAACGGATCGTTCCAATTGTGACACATGTACGTACCTTTATATACCATCATCATTACAATTTCGTAATTACCATTATTCTGGATGTTGTGTTTAGTTTAAGAATACCTCGAATGAATATAGTATTTCGTCGATagtcttcttttcatttttcatgAAAAACTCCTCATACAAAGTTAATTTTGGCTGTGTATTCTTAGCTTCATCCTCATTTTGAACCAAGTCAACAACGCTAGTGTTTGGTAAcctttaaaaagtaaaagttaagAACGTAAAAAGTTTATACATGTCTAGATTCTAATTGATAGTTAAGAAAACTAATTACATCTGTTGGGATTTTTCGACTTCAGGCATTGATGGATTTAAGAGAATATTTGTGGTATTGAATGCGTTTGATACACTGTAATTGCttgcaaaataattttaaaatttataaagtaaATGTTAATTAATCTAACTAAATCAGCATACAGTAAACGTCTAAACATCATTTAAACAATTACCTTTCCACTCTTTCAAACATGCAAATCTGATCACACACACAACAACCGAATCTTCGTATTCTTTTATAGAAGCTTCAAAAGTTCTAGCAAGGTCACCCCATATCGTACAATTTAATTGGTCACCATCGTAAAGACAAAGTTTAAATTAGTTTCCGATTTAAAATATCTGTAtctactatttttaattttttaaaaacagaccTTAAATCTTGTAAGTCAAAACTTATCTTCACATTGTCCTTTCCCTTAGTTTTTACGTTATCAAGAGAACCAACACCAGCAATTTGGCCCACCACATctaaaaacataacaatattatttatgtttcaACAAccgagtatatatatacatgagttTCACAACTTACCAAATAATACTCGTTTATCTATTTTTCCAGCCAATATAGTTGAAAATTCTTGAAAGTAGTTTTCAGGAACTCGTGCTGGAAAATCATCATATGGTTTAATTGTGGTAGTTCTATAGAACACAATCTTAAATCCCAAAGCACTTGTCCTGTAATCACCGTCATAATCCACCAAGCTGAAAGTATCGATTATTTTCGATTCACCAACATTGATTTGGTTATGAAATTTCTTCACCAATGCATCCTCAATAGACGCGTGAATCCTTGTTCCCTTTAATTAAAATCAGTCGTCAATACGTTTGAATCAAAATCGATATTAAGATGTAGAAAAGctttaataaacattttaaattattgttaacaaattataataaaataaacttgaATTAATCGATACAAACCTCCCTATCGACTAAAACCATCTGCAGTGATTTGAATGCTTTCCAAAGTCTTATCACACGAACCCTGATCTTGTAGTGATCCAGCGCAGGATTGATCTCGTTGATGTTAACATAGGGAGAGATAGTGATTTGTTTGGAGGCCATAATgtattttttgattttaaaaaagaatcGCTGAATTGTACACAATGTTTCAATCTGTCTCACTATATATAGAGTATCcaattctttatttttacatatatactgAATATGATAATATTGAATTTTGGAATTATCTTCCTTTTTAGAATCATTATAATAATTATCGGAAATTAATTTATGTCAATATAACATTTTTGAGACGATAAGcatataaatataatgttttttttttacttttaggataactgttatatttaatttacatttttaagtaTATTATGATAATAGTGAATCAATCTCTTAAAAGGAAAGGTTAAAATCTCGACTCGTTAggattatagtaatataaatataagtaaTAATCAATCTCTTCTAAATTACCTTTACAGTATTCTATACTAATtgtgtaaatataaaataaattaattcactcaataaatattttcaatatcatattaatttaataagaaGATGTTCTATATCTTTATTATagactttaattattttattttacaatcctatatttactaatattttataactacCCTTATAGTTAGTTAGAAGTgaattgaaataaattttgatcATGCTCTCgttatgataatatatttatagtacaatttgttaaaattgaaatttatttgtcTAAATAATATgagttatttttattgtataaatAATATCTGTAAATCTTAGTTCAAATCGAATACCATCAAACTTAAATATAGTGAATAATTGTATATCAAATCAAAAGtcaataaactttaaaattataaaaatcaaatttccatgtcaatataaagcccaaaaacttcaaaattataaaaatcaggATTCCATATCATCAAAGGCATCTCTCATCTGCGTGACCTGCGGACATGGAGGATTTATCATCACCTTCGTACAATTATGCACCTTGGTCACCATGATTGAATCTATAAGAAGTAAAATGTATTCTTTTATATTAAACCATTTAAATTGATGTAAATATAACTAAACATGtagatataaaattatagtaaacCTTGATTTCTCTCAATTCTTGCAAATCGTATGACACATatgatatcatcaacacaaTGTATCTAATCATTAAAGAAAACGTTCGCATAAGATTTTGGTAATTGGCATGACAATCTATCACCCCTACATTAAAAATTTAGTAGTTAGGCAAAGTGTCACAACATAGTTTTAGtttaatgaatttaaaaaaCATAGTCGATATTTTCCAAATCAACGAACAACTCATTCCATTCTTTCTCGGGAGGACCTTCCTCAAAGCGATTTCCAACCCGCAGTACTCTTCCGATGATATctacataatttataaaattagtatcaattattgttttgatattaaaaatctatataatgtTATAGTTTCCCTTACCAACACAATAAGCAGAGTCTAAATAACCACTTTTGATATCATGAAAtgatacaaaagagaagaattgATCTGAAGACAAAGTATTAATCTTTCTAAACCATGTTATGGTTCTCCAATGTATCATAAAACGATGATCAGTTCGTCTAAAATCCCCTGCAACTCTGCATAGTGAGAAACTTACCAACATGATCCACTCTCCTTCGTTCAAATTGTTTAGAAAACGTCGCGAAATCTAGGACCCATTACAGCATGTATTTTTTGACCCTGCGAGAAATtcttattaatatatgtaaagaaCAACTTAACCTATGAAAAATCTACCGTATAAAAATACCTTTTcatcaaccaaaatcaaatcagaCAAATTGTAGAGAGGATGAACACACTCAAATTTTCTTAGAATCTTTACTATAATTTTCCACTCATGAATGAAAGGATTCAAGTcgttaaaatcaacaaaatagtCTTTTTCCCGATTCGATTCTTTATAGCATTGAAAAGTAGATTAGCCATGATAGCATAAACTGGATGGAAACAAAACGTAAAGATCTTAGATTTTGaagtaatatattttatgtatagcGTTTAGCATGTATTTAAAGGTGTATAAATATATAGGTTTATCTTTcctttgttttggaaattttcatCAATAGATAATTTCAATAAgtataaaaattatatcatcGAGAATActttaatgatatttttcccaattatttgattattatatttttacgtTTATATgtgtattaacatttttttggtcttcGATAATCATAGTTTACTCTTTattcccttttttcttttgatattgagatattttcagtatcttttaatttatttttattttacaattatgctatcatcaaatatattttaaatcaaagatAATAGATTTCTTATATTTCCAACTTTACTTAATAACGAAATATAGCATATTCCTTTTCCCcataaaatattaatgatatacATAAAACTATAAAGTACTATgattaaatattaagtttaaaATTAAGTTCAAATTCAAGacataaaaaacacaaatacgGATGTCCagattaacaacaaaataatattagaaatttaaaatcaacCATAGACATAagatatttttagaaaacatcAGGATATTCTCACTTCTGGTTGCTTGAACAGCATGTGTCCTCTGAACAATCCTCATCAAATGATTCATTGTCAGGCCAGTGactgaaataaataatagaattaGGTTTTAGAATTCATTTATCAATTACACTAAATTACTATAATTGAATAGTTTTATAACATTATAGTTGATCGCCCGTTTTCATTCCAGCAATTTCATCTTCAAGTATAATCTTCGAACATCCTATTTGAGACATCAGACAATCGATTCCTAGCAAAGTATAAGTTAAGTTAtcaataaaatgataatttcgTGCGTTAAAAGTGTTATGATTAGGAAGTTATTATACAGTACCTTCGAAAACAGAGATCCTCCAGAATAAAAGCGTACACAATACTGGTTCATTACAATAAGTTGGAGAGGAAACAATTTTCTCCCATTCCTTAATAAATTCAACTGAAGTCCCGCCAACTGCAACACCTCATTCCCactttaagttttttgtttaaaaaaaacaaaaaacaagaatgtAATTGTTAGACAAcactaaaataaataagaaataatactATAAGTACTCTtgataatttaacatattatctTACGTGATGTCAAGAACGGTAAATGTCACAACTTGATTATTGGACGTGTAGCCATTTTGACGATTGAGGAAATCGATCATCCGAGGCTCATTTACATGCAACACCATTCCACAAAAATCTAACATAAGAaggaataattttaaaaaatagaattttaatcaAACATCTTAAATTTAggatataattataatatgaaGATTTATAAAAGATTACTTGTATGTAAGAACTTACCAAAACAACAGTTCTTCTCATCAGGTGAAAAATTCTGGATCATTGATGAATCAATATGACGGTAAAAATTGTCAGTGCTTCTCGGAGGTATTGGAATCATTTCTGTTTGGTCTATGAACATGATTTCAAACAGATTTTTAGAGTTTCTGAATGATCGTCGGCCTTTAATTACTCTAAATCCTGAAAGCAAGTACCAATCTTCTTCCTTAATCTTATCATGAAAGTTTTTTAGATATAGAGCAACTTCTATTTTGTCATCAATCATGTCtccttaaaatcaaaattaacatTATTTCATGTTTACCATTAAACATTCATGAAAACGTTCATGACTATTAATCTTAGCTTTGAAGAGTTAGAAAAACATACCTTCTCGTCCACCATAATTAAACATTCATGAAAACGTTTCCAATCATTTAAATGTTGTGGCCATTCTCTAAGAATTTTGACAACAACTCTTGAATTACGTACTGTAGGATTCAAATCTCTTACGTACACGACCATTGCTTGTTGTTCTTATTAAGtagatagaagaaaaaaagatataacaGAGAAAGAAATGGAAATGGTAAGGgaattttcatatttcatatatttattcaaaaacaaagataagatggtagaataaaaattttaaattagtgTGGCTTGTATTAATTCTCGTGAGT is drawn from Camelina sativa cultivar DH55 chromosome 8, Cs, whole genome shotgun sequence and contains these coding sequences:
- the LOC104709609 gene encoding uncharacterized protein LOC104709609, which gives rise to MASKQITISPYVNINEINPALDHYKIRVRVIRLWKAFKSLQMVLVDREGTRIHASIEDALVKKFHNQINVGESKIIDTFSLVDYDGDYRTSALGFKIVFYRTTTIKPYDDFPARVPENYFQEFSTILAGKIDKRVLFDVVGQIAGVGSLDNVKTKGKDNVKISFDLQDLRLPNTSVVDLVQNEDEAKNTQPKLTLYEEFFMKNEKKTIDEILYSFEVRTCVTIGTIRSVEIVPKWYYIACKECRKKVQAYPLESDKGKNVYIVVVFAMTMSKKLITSISSYYTFRMELLQRLSCFFYGLAQIFVGKKADDLVSQIAEDDLSILPVSLSALIGKTMLFKISITNDNLKSDKASYVVEKFWEKEDMVNQFVKETYGKVNDNHQELEPAEQILQLTSEETTSFSSKRELSGLNEEVVRGHNMTTRKEDQD